From a single Elusimicrobiota bacterium genomic region:
- the pbpC gene encoding penicillin-binding protein 1C, whose translation MKRIAGAVLFFAVSAAAAAGPSVEITDRYGRSLRTVLSLGDTVNKPVPLEAVSPWLVLATLAAEDRRFFTHLGVDFEALARALWQNAKAGRTVSGGSTISEQLVRALNPRPRNFGGKLAEAFQAFAMERRLDKKTILEGYLNNVSYGGRLRGVEAAAWSYFGVPAKDLSLGQAALLAGIPKSPRRYDPRRHLDQALTRQKRVLGRMRDWGWLDSGALALASAERIQVQAEDRRLRAAHFTEFVRGRSDSRVLRTTLDAELQERLEKILAEHLERLARYRVSNGALVALDNASGEVLAWVGSADYFDAEHQGAVDGVTALRQPGSALKPFAYGLALARGLKASDILQDTPAYFAGGFTPKNYDETFHGPVRAREALACSYNIPAARVAAALGVVRLLEGLRRFGLESLRESADHYGLGLVLGNGEVTLLELTDAYAALARGGVWLPWTVLRGEPKAMPAHRALDRESCYIVTDILSDNSARASAFGLNSPFHVPFPFAAKTGTTKDYRDNWALGYTPGWTVGVWVGNFDGKPMRRVSGISGAGPILHDAAEEMERRFGARPFPKPAGIREAEVCPDSGDLPGLWCPSRMREVFSVRNLPHKVCKRHRPPQPGAAAAQARLAVDFPKPGDVFRLDPTAAPASQAIRLRASGADDSSVWTVDGRELPERGASVWWRLREGKHRLSVALRRNGRLSRSASVGFSVVP comes from the coding sequence TTGAAGAGGATCGCCGGCGCCGTCCTGTTCTTCGCGGTGTCCGCGGCGGCCGCCGCCGGGCCGTCGGTGGAGATCACGGACCGCTACGGCCGCAGCTTGCGCACCGTCCTCTCGCTCGGAGACACCGTCAACAAGCCCGTGCCCCTGGAAGCCGTGTCGCCCTGGCTGGTCCTGGCCACCTTGGCCGCGGAGGACCGCAGGTTCTTCACCCATCTCGGCGTGGACTTCGAAGCCCTGGCGCGCGCCTTGTGGCAGAACGCAAAGGCCGGGCGCACGGTTTCCGGAGGCTCCACCATCAGCGAGCAGCTCGTGCGCGCCTTGAATCCCCGGCCCCGGAACTTCGGCGGCAAGCTGGCCGAGGCCTTCCAGGCCTTCGCCATGGAACGGCGGCTGGACAAGAAGACCATCTTGGAAGGCTATCTCAACAACGTCTCATACGGCGGCCGATTGAGGGGGGTCGAAGCCGCGGCTTGGTCCTATTTCGGCGTGCCGGCCAAGGACCTCTCCTTGGGACAGGCCGCGCTGCTGGCCGGCATCCCGAAGTCTCCCAGGCGCTACGATCCGCGCAGGCACCTGGACCAAGCCTTGACCCGGCAGAAGCGGGTCCTGGGCCGCATGAGGGATTGGGGCTGGCTCGACTCCGGCGCGCTCGCTTTGGCCTCGGCCGAGAGGATCCAAGTCCAAGCCGAGGACCGGCGGCTGCGGGCCGCGCACTTCACCGAGTTCGTGCGCGGACGCAGCGACTCCAGAGTGCTGCGCACAACTCTGGACGCCGAACTGCAGGAGCGTCTGGAGAAGATCCTGGCCGAGCATTTGGAGCGCCTGGCCCGGTACCGGGTCTCCAACGGCGCGCTGGTGGCCCTGGACAACGCCTCGGGCGAGGTCCTGGCTTGGGTCGGCTCGGCCGATTACTTCGACGCCGAGCACCAGGGCGCGGTGGACGGCGTCACGGCGCTGCGCCAACCCGGCTCGGCCTTGAAGCCTTTCGCCTACGGCCTGGCCTTGGCCCGGGGCTTGAAGGCCTCTGACATCCTGCAGGATACGCCCGCCTACTTCGCGGGAGGCTTCACGCCCAAGAACTATGACGAGACATTCCACGGCCCGGTGCGGGCGCGCGAAGCCTTGGCCTGCTCCTACAACATCCCGGCCGCGCGAGTGGCCGCGGCGCTGGGGGTGGTGCGGCTCTTGGAGGGTTTGCGGCGCTTCGGCCTGGAGTCCTTGCGGGAGAGCGCCGACCATTACGGCCTGGGACTGGTGCTGGGCAACGGAGAGGTCACCTTGCTGGAGCTGACCGACGCCTACGCCGCGCTGGCCCGCGGCGGGGTCTGGCTGCCCTGGACCGTGCTGCGGGGAGAGCCCAAAGCGATGCCTGCTCATCGGGCGCTCGATCGGGAATCCTGCTACATCGTCACGGACATCCTCTCGGACAACTCGGCCCGGGCTTCGGCCTTCGGCCTCAATTCGCCCTTCCACGTGCCCTTCCCCTTCGCGGCCAAGACCGGGACCACCAAGGATTATCGCGACAACTGGGCTTTGGGCTACACCCCCGGCTGGACCGTGGGGGTCTGGGTGGGGAACTTCGACGGCAAGCCCATGCGGCGCGTCTCCGGCATCTCCGGCGCCGGACCCATCCTGCACGACGCGGCCGAGGAGATGGAGCGGCGCTTCGGCGCACGACCTTTCCCCAAGCCGGCCGGCATACGCGAAGCCGAGGTCTGCCCGGACTCGGGCGACCTGCCCGGCCTTTGGTGTCCGTCGCGGATGCGCGAGGTCTTCTCCGTGCGCAACCTGCCGCATAAGGTCTGCAAGCGGCATCGGCCGCCCCAGCCTGGGGCAGCCGCGGCCCAAGCCCGGCTGGCGGTGGATTTCCCCAAGCCGGGAGACGTCTTCAGGCTCGACCCGACGGCCGCGCCCGCTTCCCAGGCCATCCGCCTGCGCGCTTCAGGGGCCGATGACTCATCGGTCTGGACCGTGGACGGCCGGGAGCTGCCGGAGCGCGGCGCTTCAGTCTGGTGGCGTCTGCGGGAGGGGAAGCACCGGCTCAGCGTGGCGCTGCGGCGAAACGGCCGTCTCTCGCGCTCCGCAAGCGTCGGATTTTCTGTCGTCCCTTAG
- the guaB gene encoding IMP dehydrogenase, with translation MKEAITFRDVLLAPKRSSIRSRKDVDTTGRFSRKLPLKCPIVSANMDTVTEAGMAIAMARCGGLGIIHRFLSIEDEVAEVAKVKRAENIIIEDPYTLGPDATVAHARAAMSRHEVGGMLIVDSQRRLLGVVAQRDLQFREDSDLPLRKVMSKDLITAKPGINEEVAKQLLSKHKIEKLPLVDAHGVLVGLITARDLKMRELHPEASKDSRGRLLVGAAVGVMADYLDRCAELLKAGADVLVVDVAHGHAEHVLGAVKAIKKRFPKMELVAGNVATYEGARDLARAGADGIKVGVGPGSICITRIVSGSGVPQLTAIMDCARVTKEFGVPVIADGGIRDSGDITKALAGGASTVMLGSLLAGTDESPGWTVVRDGARYKMYRGMASLTATMSRKKREHHCEADLDPIEVAEVVPEGVESAAPYRGPVSEVVHQLAGGLRSGMSYSGAHDLKEFWKKAEFIRISQASWAESRPHALDR, from the coding sequence ATGAAGGAAGCCATCACTTTCCGGGACGTCCTGCTCGCGCCCAAGCGCTCTTCGATCCGCTCCCGCAAGGACGTGGACACCACGGGCCGTTTTTCCCGCAAGCTGCCCTTGAAGTGCCCGATCGTCTCGGCCAACATGGACACGGTGACCGAGGCCGGGATGGCCATCGCCATGGCCCGCTGCGGGGGCCTGGGCATCATCCATCGCTTCCTCTCCATCGAGGACGAGGTGGCCGAGGTGGCCAAGGTCAAGCGGGCGGAGAACATCATCATCGAAGACCCTTACACCTTGGGGCCGGACGCGACCGTGGCCCATGCGCGGGCGGCCATGAGCCGGCACGAGGTGGGCGGGATGCTGATCGTGGACTCCCAGCGCAGGCTGTTGGGCGTGGTGGCCCAGAGGGATCTGCAGTTCCGCGAGGATTCCGACCTGCCTCTGCGCAAGGTGATGTCCAAGGACCTGATCACGGCCAAGCCGGGCATCAACGAGGAAGTGGCCAAACAGCTTCTGAGCAAGCACAAGATCGAGAAGCTGCCCTTGGTCGACGCGCACGGGGTCCTGGTGGGGCTGATCACGGCCCGGGACCTGAAGATGCGGGAGCTGCATCCCGAGGCTTCCAAGGACTCCAGGGGCCGTCTGCTGGTGGGCGCGGCCGTGGGGGTGATGGCGGACTATCTGGACCGCTGCGCCGAGCTGTTGAAGGCGGGGGCGGATGTCCTGGTGGTCGACGTCGCGCATGGGCACGCCGAGCATGTGCTGGGCGCGGTCAAGGCGATCAAGAAGCGCTTTCCCAAGATGGAGCTGGTGGCGGGCAATGTGGCGACCTACGAGGGCGCGCGGGACCTGGCACGGGCCGGGGCTGATGGGATCAAGGTGGGAGTGGGGCCGGGCTCTATCTGCATCACGCGCATCGTGTCGGGCTCGGGCGTGCCTCAGTTGACGGCTATCATGGACTGCGCGCGGGTGACCAAGGAGTTCGGGGTTCCGGTGATCGCGGACGGGGGCATCCGGGACTCGGGCGATATCACAAAGGCTTTGGCGGGCGGGGCTTCGACCGTGATGCTGGGGAGCCTTTTGGCCGGCACCGATGAGAGCCCGGGCTGGACCGTGGTGCGCGACGGGGCGCGCTACAAGATGTACCGGGGCATGGCTTCTCTGACCGCGACCATGTCCCGCAAGAAGCGGGAGCATCACTGCGAGGCGGACTTGGACCCGATCGAGGTGGCCGAGGTGGTCCCGGAGGGTGTGGAATCGGCGGCTCCCTACCGGGGTCCGGTCAGCGAGGTGGTGCACCAGTTGGCCGGCGGCCTGCGCTCGGGGATGAGCTATTCCGGGGCGCACGACCTCAAGGAATTCTGGAAGAAGGCGGAATTCATCCGGATCTCCCAGGCTTCTTGGGCTGAGTCGCGGCCGCACGCTTTGGACCGCTAG
- a CDS encoding HEAT repeat domain-containing protein produces MPAAARVERIESAVKGYAERLAEEAAVKMRPAEDPAQSIMELNSLKYRFEDMLAAVKLMELENQGDIERALDRDAAEVDSALIARSDALAQKILSALPRAADAAWHGRTAVVPVGPDGSAVALKFAKLNKSVEGEGAGLERAGRFGVDAPAALPSRDGYVRPISDQSPQAEYGTAFMAYLLPGKLAGEFFSYLGDLLPKDWGRKQKTQAVRSSALKAVDGMLRLHENGWYHETLAPLSHSEVDWQWDYWRPAVDHSVFELSRFGPTSIHNWVGGLSYANIRLSGLADFEHLKTFDTRSSDNKQVQKIVGQNIFELSMLVMRAGYRNKLGAGPISEILAEVLQRHAAGISGERPIEIRRSVLLPLVTGVVRRFYAFSAIADAMPRFLVRRFNDAVSRVSNRAMPAGAALVMIGEIVHPLIMDVIKPYVEALRSGVADSVYWNATEKPSGAPYRDRLVFSEEKGSRFKKIVLLAAKPVLALLFGFETAPYLGSLGRFRRPWIWQHGADQDAQVRRKRSAALQGRQDAGSLALIQDALADQDVDVRRYAAIALEGRQDTGSPALIEKALADQDAQVRRYAADALIGRQDTGSLALIEKALDHQNEDVRRYAASALKDRQDAGSLALIEKALAHQDVDVRRNAAVALEGRRDAGSLELIAKALAGQADELVRHNAAWALVGRRDPGSLALIEKTLADEDPLVGRYAAEALKGR; encoded by the coding sequence ATGCCTGCCGCGGCCCGGGTTGAACGCATCGAATCCGCGGTCAAGGGCTATGCGGAGAGGCTGGCCGAGGAAGCGGCGGTGAAGATGCGGCCCGCGGAGGACCCGGCCCAGTCCATCATGGAGTTGAACTCCCTCAAATACCGGTTCGAGGACATGCTGGCCGCGGTGAAGCTCATGGAGCTCGAGAACCAGGGCGACATCGAACGCGCGCTGGACCGGGATGCCGCCGAGGTTGACTCAGCCCTGATCGCTCGCAGCGACGCCCTCGCCCAGAAGATCCTTTCCGCCCTGCCCCGCGCGGCCGACGCGGCCTGGCACGGCCGCACGGCGGTCGTGCCCGTGGGTCCTGACGGCAGCGCGGTGGCCTTGAAGTTCGCAAAGCTGAACAAGAGCGTGGAGGGCGAAGGCGCCGGCCTGGAACGGGCTGGCCGTTTCGGCGTTGACGCCCCGGCGGCCTTGCCGAGCCGCGACGGCTATGTCCGCCCGATCAGCGACCAGTCGCCGCAAGCTGAATATGGCACGGCGTTCATGGCGTACCTTTTGCCGGGGAAGCTGGCTGGAGAGTTCTTCTCCTACCTGGGCGACCTGCTCCCCAAGGACTGGGGCCGGAAGCAAAAGACGCAAGCCGTCAGGTCCTCGGCCCTGAAGGCCGTTGACGGGATGCTGCGGCTCCATGAGAACGGGTGGTATCATGAGACCTTGGCGCCGCTTTCGCACTCCGAGGTGGACTGGCAGTGGGATTACTGGAGACCGGCCGTCGACCACTCGGTATTCGAGCTCTCAAGATTCGGGCCCACCAGCATCCATAACTGGGTCGGAGGCTTGAGCTATGCCAATATCCGGCTCTCGGGCCTGGCGGATTTTGAGCATTTGAAGACTTTTGATACGCGGTCATCGGACAACAAGCAGGTGCAAAAGATCGTCGGCCAGAATATCTTCGAATTGAGCATGCTGGTCATGCGGGCCGGGTATCGCAACAAGCTGGGCGCCGGACCGATCTCCGAGATCCTGGCCGAGGTCTTGCAGCGCCACGCCGCCGGCATCTCAGGCGAGCGGCCCATCGAAATCAGGAGGTCGGTCCTGCTCCCGCTGGTGACTGGCGTCGTCCGGCGGTTTTACGCCTTTAGCGCGATCGCCGACGCCATGCCCCGCTTTTTGGTCCGTCGTTTCAACGATGCGGTCAGCCGCGTATCCAACCGGGCCATGCCGGCAGGCGCGGCCCTGGTCATGATAGGGGAAATCGTGCATCCCTTGATCATGGATGTGATCAAGCCCTATGTCGAAGCCCTCAGGAGCGGCGTCGCCGACTCGGTCTACTGGAATGCAACGGAGAAGCCATCAGGGGCGCCGTACCGCGACAGGCTGGTTTTTTCAGAAGAAAAAGGCTCTCGCTTCAAAAAAATCGTCTTGCTTGCGGCCAAACCAGTGCTGGCCCTGCTGTTCGGCTTTGAGACCGCCCCTTATCTGGGCAGCCTGGGCCGGTTCCGAAGACCCTGGATCTGGCAGCATGGCGCCGACCAGGATGCGCAAGTGCGCCGAAAAAGATCTGCCGCGCTCCAGGGCCGCCAGGATGCAGGCTCCTTAGCGCTCATCCAGGATGCGCTGGCAGACCAGGACGTGGATGTGCGCCGCTATGCGGCCATTGCGCTCGAGGGCCGCCAGGACACAGGCTCTCCAGCGCTTATCGAAAAGGCGCTGGCTGACCAGGATGCGCAAGTGCGTCGCTATGCGGCCGATGCGCTCATAGGCCGCCAGGACACAGGCTCCCTGGCGCTGATCGAAAAGGCGCTGGATCACCAGAATGAAGATGTGCGCCGCTATGCGGCCTCGGCGCTCAAGGACCGCCAGGACGCGGGCTCTCTAGCGCTCATCGAAAAGGCGCTGGCTCATCAGGATGTGGATGTCCGCCGCAATGCGGCCGTTGCGCTCGAAGGCCGCCGGGACGCGGGCTCTCTAGAGCTTATCGCAAAGGCGCTGGCTGGCCAGGCGGATGAGCTGGTGCGCCACAATGCGGCTTGGGCGCTCGTGGGCCGCCGGGATCCAGGCTCCTTGGCGCTCATCGAAAAGACGCTGGCTGACGAGGATCCGTTGGTGGGCCGCTATGCGGCCGAGGCGCTCAAAGGCCGCTGA
- a CDS encoding radical SAM protein produces MERRSYGQTPACSWEILHECNYRCPYCPFLPSWLAEPARSSGSRPARTPDDWISFWRRIFENHGSFFIEVSGGEPFLYPDFPKLITEICRWHTVRIVTNCSWNPDDLPQGLPVQRVCFFGSLHPYAARLDEFVAKAAAMKSRGFRFHAVVVAYPPLLDRLPIFRDTFQKHAITWSLIPFQGVCGGRRYPKDYEPAQKALLQQSTRATDIPFFDYLTEVRSPLGKACVSGMRYFRAYPDGRVYPCISIKDMPGSIPLGDIRDPGFRLNAAPTSCPASRCVCPREVHNLLQP; encoded by the coding sequence ATGGAGCGGCGATCCTATGGGCAGACCCCGGCGTGCTCCTGGGAGATCCTCCATGAATGCAACTATCGCTGCCCTTATTGTCCTTTCCTTCCGTCCTGGCTGGCTGAGCCGGCACGCTCCAGCGGCAGCCGCCCAGCCCGCACCCCGGACGACTGGATCTCTTTCTGGCGGCGGATATTCGAGAATCACGGGTCTTTCTTCATCGAAGTGTCCGGAGGCGAGCCCTTCCTCTACCCCGATTTCCCAAAGCTGATCACGGAGATCTGCCGTTGGCACACAGTCCGGATCGTGACCAACTGCTCCTGGAATCCGGACGATCTGCCGCAAGGGCTCCCGGTCCAGAGGGTATGCTTCTTTGGGAGTCTCCATCCTTACGCCGCACGGCTCGACGAATTCGTCGCCAAGGCCGCGGCCATGAAGTCCCGCGGTTTCCGTTTTCACGCGGTCGTGGTCGCCTACCCGCCCCTCCTCGACCGCCTGCCGATATTCCGCGACACGTTCCAAAAGCACGCCATCACTTGGAGCCTGATTCCCTTCCAAGGAGTCTGTGGCGGCCGCCGCTACCCAAAAGACTATGAACCCGCGCAGAAAGCGCTGCTGCAGCAATCGACGCGCGCGACCGATATTCCCTTCTTTGATTATCTGACGGAAGTCCGTTCTCCCTTGGGCAAGGCCTGCGTTTCCGGGATGCGCTATTTCCGGGCCTACCCGGATGGACGGGTCTATCCCTGCATATCCATCAAGGACATGCCCGGCTCGATCCCGCTGGGAGACATACGAGATCCGGGATTCCGCCTCAACGCGGCGCCTACGTCCTGCCCGGCAAGCCGCTGCGTCTGTCCGAGGGAAGTCCACAATCTGTTGCAGCCCTGA
- a CDS encoding response regulator yields the protein MAPEEGALTSAADKSILIVDDEPDIIAVLETLLKKEGFQLETASDGQDALQKVLKHHPDLILLDLKLPKIQGIELLRVLQANDAGDVPIFIITGKMSNRETEQIVKQEPNVKGFYSKPVNTALLAMNIHSLLRTKPATRGKSLGW from the coding sequence ATGGCCCCCGAAGAAGGCGCCCTGACCTCGGCCGCGGACAAGAGCATCCTTATCGTCGACGACGAACCCGACATCATCGCCGTCCTTGAGACCTTGCTCAAGAAGGAAGGCTTCCAGCTCGAGACCGCCTCGGATGGACAAGATGCCCTGCAGAAAGTCCTGAAGCACCATCCCGACCTCATCCTCCTCGACCTCAAGCTCCCCAAGATCCAAGGCATCGAGCTCCTGCGCGTCCTCCAGGCCAACGACGCCGGCGATGTCCCTATCTTCATCATCACCGGCAAGATGTCCAACCGAGAGACCGAGCAGATCGTCAAGCAGGAGCCCAACGTGAAGGGCTTCTACTCCAAGCCCGTCAACACCGCGCTCCTGGCCATGAACATCCACTCCCTCCTCCGCACCAAGCCGGCCACGCGCGGCAAGTCCTTGGGCTGGTAG
- a CDS encoding penicillin-insensitive murein endopeptidase translates to MRTPLIPTLCVLICAGLLAAATSKDPKDPAAKPKPSKELMAKVCTDGVYVRPAAKKEAKTEKPGGAEKGKPAAAAAAPQLPRGEGGEFQPTGEGDVSKFVPNPNGDCSTFDKLFEPGSHGAPADSLEIAPATEDGKVPPPERFMSLSGLSLLAKGDAQLLSRFFDGNISAADQSQAGSLQLDGEAPETDDGAVAGDAQPKPLPEGMVSPKALKLDSSHVPAPNAAKAAVPAYEPLPSRYDPAAPALPAPEEPGFFRSFGNNVKAVARDAWNGGGLISSEGILPRSDRTDPLTSPPVNPNPDRSISVPLPGSRETPAPAPGIKAVCEPGCYGTQTMIDLLKSMGAQYSDYYGQEQRLSIGGISRKGGGPFPPHVSHQKGIDADIIFVKHNGFDPLANAMIVASVLRVMPGFRHINGREYFLVDQSKHAAVGQGLDALQRQGVLTAEQAARGKSVLVHWPNHNDHFHIRILPP, encoded by the coding sequence ATGCGAACACCCCTCATCCCGACCCTCTGCGTCCTGATCTGCGCCGGCCTCCTGGCCGCGGCGACCAGCAAGGATCCGAAGGATCCGGCGGCCAAGCCCAAGCCCTCCAAAGAGTTGATGGCCAAGGTCTGCACGGACGGGGTCTATGTCCGCCCCGCGGCCAAGAAAGAGGCCAAAACCGAGAAGCCCGGCGGCGCCGAAAAGGGCAAGCCAGCCGCAGCCGCGGCGGCGCCGCAGCTGCCGCGCGGCGAAGGCGGAGAGTTCCAGCCCACCGGGGAGGGGGATGTCTCGAAGTTCGTCCCCAACCCCAACGGCGACTGCTCGACCTTCGACAAGCTCTTCGAGCCGGGCTCCCACGGCGCCCCGGCCGATTCCCTGGAGATCGCCCCGGCCACTGAGGACGGCAAGGTGCCCCCCCCGGAGCGCTTCATGAGCCTGTCCGGCCTGAGCCTCCTGGCCAAGGGCGACGCGCAGCTCCTGTCGCGCTTCTTCGACGGCAACATCAGCGCCGCGGACCAGAGCCAGGCCGGGAGCCTCCAGCTCGACGGGGAAGCCCCGGAGACGGACGACGGGGCCGTGGCTGGCGATGCCCAGCCCAAGCCCCTGCCCGAGGGCATGGTCTCACCCAAAGCCCTCAAGCTCGACAGCTCCCACGTTCCGGCGCCGAACGCGGCGAAGGCGGCCGTCCCCGCCTACGAGCCGCTCCCGTCCCGCTACGACCCGGCCGCGCCCGCGCTCCCCGCCCCCGAGGAGCCGGGCTTCTTCCGGAGCTTCGGCAACAACGTCAAAGCCGTGGCCAGGGACGCCTGGAACGGCGGCGGCCTGATCTCCAGCGAGGGCATCCTGCCGCGCAGCGACCGGACCGACCCGCTGACCTCCCCTCCCGTCAACCCGAATCCGGACCGCTCGATCAGCGTGCCCTTGCCCGGCTCCCGGGAGACGCCGGCCCCGGCCCCGGGCATCAAGGCCGTGTGCGAGCCGGGCTGCTACGGCACGCAGACCATGATCGACCTCTTGAAGAGCATGGGCGCGCAGTACTCGGACTACTACGGCCAGGAGCAGCGCCTATCGATCGGCGGCATATCGCGCAAGGGCGGAGGACCCTTCCCGCCCCACGTCTCGCACCAGAAGGGCATCGACGCGGACATCATCTTCGTCAAGCACAACGGCTTCGACCCGCTGGCCAACGCGATGATCGTGGCCTCCGTCCTGCGCGTGATGCCGGGCTTCCGCCACATCAACGGGCGGGAGTACTTCCTGGTCGATCAGAGCAAGCACGCCGCGGTCGGGCAGGGTCTCGACGCGCTGCAGAGGCAGGGAGTGCTGACCGCCGAGCAGGCCGCCCGCGGTAAATCCGTCCTGGTGCATTGGCCCAACCATAACGACCACTTCCACATCCGCATCCTGCCGCCCTGA
- a CDS encoding NlpC/P60 family protein, whose protein sequence is MSTGQLRLATSLLLLALPLAAQVAEAPDPSLTADLAQRDRLPQSDVPRFRWSRMRGWGPAAAQYPPVPVPLGKDPAQWRRQRVIAVAKRYIGLSYRHHHIPGWHPSPKFNAKTGPGLDCSNFTSWVYNYGLGIKFDSEISKQSEGPLSPGRVLGPDEPLAPGDLLYILKMNRQRVSHVVIYIDPEHIIDSHAESVGVRRFAGWYKTHLSHARRVIE, encoded by the coding sequence ATGAGTACCGGCCAGCTCAGGCTTGCGACCAGCCTGCTCTTATTGGCCCTGCCCCTGGCGGCGCAGGTCGCAGAGGCCCCAGACCCCTCGCTCACCGCGGATCTCGCCCAGCGCGACCGCCTGCCCCAATCCGACGTCCCCAGGTTCAGATGGAGCAGGATGCGCGGCTGGGGACCCGCCGCGGCCCAGTATCCCCCCGTGCCCGTGCCCCTCGGCAAAGACCCGGCGCAGTGGCGGCGCCAGCGCGTCATCGCCGTGGCTAAGCGCTACATCGGGCTCAGCTACCGCCATCACCACATACCCGGCTGGCACCCATCGCCCAAGTTCAACGCCAAGACCGGCCCAGGGCTGGATTGCTCCAACTTCACCTCATGGGTCTACAACTACGGACTCGGCATCAAGTTCGATAGCGAGATCTCCAAGCAGTCCGAAGGGCCCCTCTCCCCCGGCCGCGTCCTCGGCCCAGACGAGCCCCTGGCCCCCGGCGACCTGCTTTACATCCTGAAGATGAACCGCCAGCGCGTCTCGCACGTCGTAATCTACATAGACCCCGAGCATATCATAGACAGCCACGCAGAGAGCGTCGGCGTGCGCCGCTTCGCCGGCTGGTACAAGACCCACCTCTCGCACGCTCGGCGCGTCATCGAGTAG
- a CDS encoding class I SAM-dependent methyltransferase produces MKIRESGMPERELWETFFAPEDILATLGLDESLMDVAEFGCGYGTFTIPAARIIRGDIHAFDIEPKMVRLTDEQAVQHGLRNVKAAPRDFMDQGSGLPDASVDYVMLFNILHLEHPDLLLREAARILNDGGRLGIIHWNHDPTTPRGPSLDIRPKPQDCIRWAKAAGFSEPVQHDLKPYHYGIALTLRRPRP; encoded by the coding sequence ATGAAGATCAGGGAGAGCGGCATGCCGGAGCGGGAGCTGTGGGAGACTTTCTTCGCTCCCGAGGATATCCTCGCCACCCTCGGGCTCGATGAAAGCCTCATGGACGTCGCGGAATTCGGCTGCGGCTACGGGACCTTCACCATACCCGCGGCCCGCATCATCCGGGGCGACATCCACGCCTTCGACATCGAGCCCAAGATGGTCAGGCTCACGGACGAACAAGCCGTCCAGCACGGCCTGCGCAACGTCAAAGCCGCGCCGCGCGACTTCATGGATCAAGGCTCAGGCTTGCCGGATGCCAGCGTGGACTACGTCATGCTCTTCAACATCCTCCACCTGGAGCACCCCGACCTCCTGCTGCGCGAAGCGGCGCGGATACTCAATGACGGCGGCAGGCTTGGCATCATCCATTGGAACCACGACCCTACGACCCCAAGAGGACCGTCTTTGGACATCCGGCCCAAGCCCCAAGACTGCATCCGCTGGGCCAAAGCCGCTGGGTTCAGCGAGCCCGTCCAGCACGACCTCAAGCCCTATCACTACGGCATCGCCCTGACGCTCCGGAGGCCGCGGCCATGA
- the hemB gene encoding porphobilinogen synthase, giving the protein MAFPQERPRRLRASAGLRALVRETVLRPDDFVMPLFVRPGKGLKRPIKSMPGQFQFSPDELVKAAGPLAAAGVPGVILFGIPDQKDAKASGAYAKDGIVQKAARALKLRYPGLVVIADLCFCEYTDHGHCGVVRKDGTIDNDTTLELAAKAAVSQAAAGCDVVAPSGMMDGQVAAIRKALDAAGFAQTPILAYAVKYASAFYGPFRDAAESPPKFGDRSTHQMDPANLREALREADLDIAEGADMVMVKPALPYLDVLAAVRARCSLPVAAYCVSGEYSMIKAAAAQGWIDERKVALEALTSIKRAGADFILTYHALEAARWLA; this is encoded by the coding sequence ATGGCATTCCCCCAAGAGAGACCCCGCCGCTTGCGCGCATCCGCGGGACTGCGCGCCCTCGTGCGCGAAACCGTCCTGCGTCCCGACGATTTCGTCATGCCCCTCTTCGTGCGGCCCGGCAAGGGCCTCAAGCGGCCCATCAAGTCCATGCCCGGCCAGTTCCAGTTCTCCCCGGACGAGCTGGTCAAAGCCGCCGGGCCGCTGGCGGCCGCGGGAGTGCCCGGAGTCATCCTCTTCGGCATCCCGGACCAGAAGGACGCCAAGGCCTCGGGCGCTTATGCCAAGGACGGCATCGTGCAGAAAGCGGCCCGGGCGCTCAAGCTCCGCTACCCCGGGCTCGTGGTCATCGCGGACCTGTGCTTCTGCGAATACACGGACCACGGCCACTGCGGCGTGGTGCGCAAGGACGGGACCATAGACAACGATACCACCTTGGAGCTCGCGGCCAAGGCCGCGGTCTCACAGGCGGCTGCCGGCTGCGACGTGGTCGCGCCCAGCGGCATGATGGACGGGCAGGTCGCCGCCATCCGCAAAGCCTTGGACGCCGCGGGTTTCGCGCAGACGCCTATCCTGGCCTACGCGGTCAAGTACGCCAGCGCCTTCTACGGCCCCTTCCGAGACGCGGCGGAGTCTCCGCCCAAGTTCGGGGACCGCTCCACCCACCAGATGGACCCGGCCAACCTGCGGGAGGCCCTGCGCGAGGCGGACCTCGACATCGCCGAGGGCGCGGACATGGTCATGGTGAAGCCCGCCTTGCCCTATCTCGACGTCCTGGCCGCGGTGCGCGCGCGCTGCAGCCTGCCCGTCGCGGCTTACTGCGTCTCCGGCGAGTATTCCATGATCAAGGCGGCGGCGGCCCAAGGCTGGATAGACGAGAGGAAGGTCGCCCTCGAAGCCCTGACCTCCATCAAGCGCGCCGGCGCCGACTTCATCCTGACCTACCATGCCCTGGAGGCCGCGCGATGGCTGGCGTAG